A portion of the Bradysia coprophila strain Holo2 unplaced genomic scaffold, BU_Bcop_v1 contig_297, whole genome shotgun sequence genome contains these proteins:
- the LOC119078428 gene encoding neuronal acetylcholine receptor subunit alpha-6-like has translation MRQIFYFCVLAVFVPFSYGNNEAVTEFPPMTGGTAKMRAEIRKSIFADYDKLNIPDNPNVKFGLTITNLDVDEEKQTLEADIWLKMMWTDDRLKWDSETGVEALRIGSDEIWKPDITLYNSANPGEMMTCTNTMALIYAQGMALWVPPCRISAYCNMTLEEHPLGEQSCKLKFGSWVYDGLSMNLELDGKPKADISVYMGNKWEITKNTATRKDTYYPCCKEPYTNLNYNLSFKRKINRNVCERA, from the exons ATGAggcaaattttttatttctgcgTATTGGCAGTGTTTGTTCCATTTTCGT ATGGAAATAACGAAGCTGTAACGGAATTTCCACCAATGACCGGTGGCACTGCTAAAATGAGAGCTGAAATTCGTAAGTCAATATTTGCTGACTATGACAAGCTCAACATACCAGACAACCCAAACGTGAAATTCGGATTAACAATTACCAACCTCGATGTG GATGAAGAAAAGCAAACTCTGGAAGCAGACATCTGGTTGAAAATG ATGTGGACGGACGATCGTCTAAAGTGGGACAGTGAGACTGGTGTAGAAGCTCTTCGCATTGGATCAGATGAAATTTGGAAGCCAGATATCACCCTATACAACAG TGCAAATCCTGGTGAGATGATGACCTGTACGAACACAATGGCATTGATCTATGCACAAGGAATGGCATTGTGGGTACCACCGTGTCGCATCAGCGCCTACTGTAACATGACACTGGAAGAACATCCGCTCGGCGAGCAAAGTTGTAAATTGAAGTTTGGCTCCTGGGTTTATGACGGTTTGTCCATGAACCTCGAATTGGATGGG AAACCAAAGGCTGATATCAGCGTTTACATGGGCAATAAGTGGGAGATTACCAAAAACACAGCCACTCGCAAGGATACCTACTATCCGTGCTGCAAGGAGCCGTACACCAATTTGAATTACAATTTGTCATTCAAACGGAAGATTAACAGAAATGTATGCGAGAGGGCTTGA
- the LOC119078426 gene encoding uncharacterized protein LOC119078426 gives MAWITDGSDGFAINGDVVTYVDNEGVDNVFNAMWQDGDGVSSGEHYWKIHFPTLESGAGVGLTSKDYFKQGYACQAINYLGNLSNCSGLLVGSFGPKPKQGDTIGILAVFEGDRLKVYVDVNDARLGLAFNVPASTFKSIFPVVSFHSSGSATCTKQTEIPKVTSRASATFTGIEGDWKLTNLEEKNVVLDLPRTTTAKITMIEADKYSLHAKVVNLLRTTLTKTDGAWKACHITSTKKGGDPESMEEETAVKRLITEVQTVEVDSSGNLVVKTETMSSIWIRYDATPGPFIGEPFE, from the coding sequence ATGGCTTGGATAACCGATGGTTCGGACGGATTTGCAATAAATGGAGACGTTGTCACCTATGTCGATAACGAAGGAGTGGACAATGTTTTCAACGCTATGTGGCAAGATGGTGATGGTGTATCATCAGGAGAACATTACTGGAAAATCCACTTTCCGACATTAGAAAGTGGAGCCGGTGTTGGACTTACGTCGAAAGATTACTTCAAACAGGGATACGCTTGCCAGGCGATCAATTATCTGGGAAATTTGAGCAACTGCAGTGGTCTTCTAGTTGGTAGCTTTGGTCCGAAACCTAAACAAGGCGATACGATTGGAATTCTTGCAGTTTTCGAAGGGGACAGACTAAAGGTGTACGTTGATGTAAATGATGCACGTCTTGGTCTAGCCTTCAATGTGCCTGCGTCGACTTTCAAATCGATCTTCCCGGTGGTTTCGTTCCACAGTTCGGGGTCAGCCACTTGTACCAAGCAGACGGAAATACCGAAAGTTACCAGTAGAGCATCAGCTACATTTACTGGAATCGAAGGAGATTGGAAATTAACGAATTTGGAGGAGAAAAATGTCGTGCTGGATCTTCCTCGCACAACCACTGCTAAAATTACGATGATAGAGGCAGATAAGTATTCGTTGCATGCGAAAGTGGTCAATCTTCTTCGAACAACTTTAACGAAAACAGACGGAGCCTGGAAAGCGTGTCATATCACGTCGACTAAGAAGGGCGGTGATCCCGAGTCCATGGAAGAAGAAACTGCAGTCAAACGTTTAATTACAGAAGTGCAAACGGTTGAAGTGGATAGTAGCGGAAATCTCGTTGTTAAAACTGAGACAATGTCATCGATCTGGATACGGTATGACGCCACGCCTGGACCATTTATTGGTGAACCATTCGAATGA
- the LOC119078427 gene encoding uncharacterized protein LOC119078427 yields the protein MAWITDGSDGFAVNVDVVTHVDNKGVDNVFNAMWQDGDGVSSGEHYWKIHFPTLESGAGVGLTSKDYFKKGYACRAINYLGNLSNCGGLLVGNFGPRPKQADTIGILAVYEGDRLKVYVDENGTSLGLAFNVPASTFKSIFPVVSFHSSGSATCTKQTEIPKVTSRASATFTGIEGDWKLTNLEENAVVLDLPLKPTAKLTKIDTDKYSFNVHVINRMWTNLFKADGDWKTSGVCSTMIGGDPESMKFEDTVGSLIEKVKVVEVDAGGNLSVKSDTLSSTWTRYDSTPGPFVGEPFA from the coding sequence ATGGCTTGGATAACCGATGGTTCGGATGGATTTGCAGTTAATGTAGATGTTGTCACCCATGTAGATAACAAAGGAGTGGACAATGTTTTCAACGCAATGTGGCAAGACGGTGATGGTGTGTCATCGGGAGAACATTACTGGAAAATCCACTTTCCGACATTAGAAAGTGGAGCCGGTGTTGGACTTACGTCGAAAGATTACTTCAAAAAGGGATATGCTTGCAGGGCGATCAATTATTTGGGAAATTTGAGCAACTGCGGTGGTCTCCTTGTTGGGAACTTCGGTCCGAGACCTAAACAAGCCGATACGATTGGAATTCTTGCCGTTTACGAAGGTGATAGACTGAAGGTGTACGTTGATGAAAATGGAACAAGTCTTGGTCTTGCCTTCAATGTGCCTGCGTCAACATTTAAGTCGATCTTTCCGGTGGTTTCGTTCCACAGTTCGGGGTCAGCCACTTGTACCAAGCAGACAGAAATACCGAAAGTTACCAGTAGAGCATCAGCTACATTTACTGGAATCGAAGGAGATTGGAAGCTAACCAATTTAGAGGAAAATGCCGTTGTGTTGGATCTTCCCCTCAAACCTACTGCTAAATTAACGAAGATTGACACTGACAAATATTCATTCAACGTCCACGTTATCAATCGTATGTGGACTAATCTATTTAAAGCGGATGGTGATTGGAAAACGTCCGGGGTCTGTTCAACTATGATAGGCGGTGACCCTGAATCCATGAAATTCGAAGATACAGTTGGCAGTCtaattgaaaaagttaaaGTAGTTGAGGTTGATGCAGGCGGAAATCTATCGGTTAAATCTGACACACTGTCATCCACCTGGACCCGGTACGACTCAACGCCGGGACCATTCGTTGGTGAACCATTCGCATGA